A window of the Theileria parva strain Muguga chromosome 2, complete sequence, whole genome shotgun sequence genome harbors these coding sequences:
- a CDS encoding GPI-GlcNAc transferase complex PIG-H component family protein encodes MKNEFKVVELPNGCIFVGKREINYTSLIFNEFNLILIPVFVFFFSFELLLIILVVNYLCYQLYIVEERLMFLSNFGIQIETVSLRGATSYKSIPINNIESLLINEAFLAQEIIFYLLIILKDSKDIILPFKNVRLKIDNLRLIYNTFNNTFKLDN; translated from the exons AtgaaaaatgaatttaaagtCGTGGAATTACCCAATGGTTGTATATTCGTTGGAAAACGGGAAATTAATTACACTTCCCTGATCTTCAACGAGTTCAACCTAATACTGATACCAGTT TTCGTTTTCTTTTTTAGTTTTGAATTATTGCTTATAATTTTGGTGGTAAACTATCTCTGTTATCAGCTATACATCGTAGAAG aGCGATTGAtgtttttatcaaatttcgGGATACAAATTGAAACGGTTTCCTTAAGAGGGGCTACATCTTACAAGTCTATACCTATCAATAATATAGAAAGcttattaataaatgaa gcGTTTCTTGCTCAAGAAATTatcttttatttattaataatattaaaggATTCCAAGGACATAATTCTACCATTTAAA AATGTTAGACTAAAAATCGATAATTTGAGACTAATTTACAACACCTTtaataacacatttaaactcgacaactaa
- the asnS gene encoding asparagine--tRNA ligase, whose translation MAPNLGLPNSELLKKAREMAGRLTVRDSTKVTKISALLSSLRRNPFDSRYESVSDSINKVINNSSTTKIPSTLTFQQLDLILNKKSLDDTPTGDHSNTKPTDTPEVKNVQFSTTGGTSGAQSFETSKNDLEHDQKFIKEKCLVRVFGWCKSMRSQDGGRLLFVIVNDGSCKSNLQIVVHNDSKGYKEALKCKSGTSIQANGFLVNRETQPKPPTEVTKENNPELPEEVKDYELLDEISNRYELHITSDDSNYIQVLGVTNSPGTYPIAKKDLTMEFLRENAHLRPRTYLISAVMRVRSSLSIAIHLFFQSKNFHYLNSPVITTADCEGAGELFQVTTLFENVKNVKELVNKMYSKDPQPEVSKNSTNSENSTNSDSKLSNDAENTSSVQPEGANSVNGTQPKDTNSKVDEPDGKTDGKTNAVNTDYKLLYKAVDFKKDFFKKKSYLTCSGQLSAENYCCSMGSVYTFGPTFRAENSHTNRHLSEFWMIEPEMTLVDLPGLMEITEEFIKFLVNYILKHNYDDLVFFNNTVDKELLSRLYNIVDNEFVHLSYTSVIDILQEYIKQNPEQPFEYNDVHWGIDLQSEHERFISEKVFNGPVIIYNYPKQIKAFYMRRNDDGKTVAAMDLIIPKIGELIGGSQREERFDYLEKSIKENKLNMQDYWWYMDLRRYGTIVHSGFGLGFERLIMMVTGVQNIKDVIPFPRYSGHSLF comes from the exons ATGGCACCGAATCTCGGTTTGCCAAACAGtgaattgttaaaaaaagCCCGAGAGATGGCTGGGAGGCTAACAGTAAGGGATTCCACCAAGGTTACTAAGATAAGTGCACTTTTATCTTCCTTACGTAGGAATCCATTCGACTCTCGTTACGAGTCAGTTTCAGATAGCATCAATAAGGTGATCAATAACTCCTCAACCACCAAAATTCCAAGTACTCTGACCTTTCAACAACTAGATCTAATACTCAATAAGAAGTCGCTTGATGATACACCTACTGGTGACCATAGTAACACAAAACCAACTGATACTCCtgaagttaaaaatgtacAATTCTCTACGACAGGTGGCACAAGTGGTGCCCAGTCATTTGAAACAAGTAAAAATGACCTGGAGCATGACCAAAAATTCATCAAGGAGAAATGTTTGGTGAGAGTGTTCGGTTGGTGTAAAAGTATGAGAAGCCAGGATGGTGGGAGACTACTATTCGTCATAGTAAATGACGGTAGTTGTAAGTCTAACTTGCAAATTGTGGTCCACAATGACTCCAAAGGATACAAAGAAGCTCTAAAGTGTAAATCTGGAACATCAATACAGGCCAATGGCTTCTTAGTAAATCGTGAAACTCAACCGAAACCGCCGACGGAAGTGACTAAAGAAAATAACCCTGAACTACCCGAGGAGGTTAAAGACTACGAGTTGCTGGATGAAATTAGTAACAGATACGAACTGCACATCACAAGTGATGATAGTAACTATATCCAAGTTCTTGGAGTAACAAATTCTCCGGGTACATATCCCATTGCAAAGAAAGATCTAACGATGGAGTTTTTGCGTGAAAACGCACATTTGAGACCGAGAACATACCTAATTTCAGCTGTAATGAGGGTCAGGAGTTCTTTGTCAATTGCGATTCACCTATTCTTTCAGTCAAAAAACTTTCACTACCTGAACTCCCCAGTAATAACTACAGCTGATTGTGAAGGTGCAGGTGAGTTGTTCCAGGTTACAACTCTGTTTGAGAATGTTAAAAACGTTAAGGAACTAGTAAATAAGATGTACAGTAAAGACCCGCAACCTGAAGTTTCCAAAAATTCCACAAATTCCGAAAATTCAACAAATTCTGACTCAAAGCTGTCAAATGATGCTGAAAACACATCTTCTGTACAACCGGAAGGTGCAAACAGTGTTAATGGTACTCAACCTAAGGATACTAACTCGAAAGTTGATGAACCTGATGGGAAAACTGATGGGAAAACGAATGCAGTTAATACCGATTACAAGTTATTATACAAGGCAGTTGACTTTAAGAAGGATTTCTTCAAGAAGAAGAGTTACCTGACCTGCAGTGGTCAGCTGAGTGCCGAAAACTACTGCTGTTCCATGGGTAGTGTTTACACCTTTGGCCCTACCTTCAGAGCCGAGAACTCCCACACTAACCGCCATTTATCTGAATTTTGGATGATCGAGCCCGAGATGACCCTAGTTGATTTACCGGGCCTGATGGAGATAACTGAGGAGTTTATAAAGTTCCTCGTCAACTACATACTCAAACACAACTATGACGACTTGGTGTTCTTCAACAACACCGTTGACAAGGAGTTGCTAAGCAGGCTCTACAACATCGTTGACAACGAATTTGTCCACTTGTCCTACACAAGTGTCATTGACATACTCCAGgaatatataaaacaaa ATCCTGAGCAACCGTTTGAATACAATGATGTTCATTGGGGTATTGATTTACAGAGTGAACATGAGCGGTTCATTTCTGAGAAGGTGTTCAACGGTCCTGTGATAATATACAACTACCCCAAGCAAATCAAGGCCTTTTACATGAGAAGGAACGATGACGGCAAGACAGTTGCAGCTATGGATTTAATCATTCCAAAAATTG GTGAGTTGATTGGAGGGTCACAACGTGAAGAAAGGTTCGATTATTTGGAGAAATCGATAAAGGAAAACAAACTTAATATGCAGGACTACTGGTGGTACATGGACTTGAGAAGATACGGAACAATAGTGCACTCAGGGTTTGGGTTAGGATTTGAACGCCTGATCATGATGGTTACGGGAGTCCAGAACATCAAGGATGTGATACCATTCCCAAGATACTCAGGGCACTCACTGTTTTAA
- a CDS encoding putative methyltransferase family protein, translated as MIKSDEENRPPDQVEDDIDWDDEFMYLLRVNDLESAKEVLERRLVRDLNYTNEDGNTALHYVCANNLEEAAIFLLRECKVNYTVYNKCGNSPLHWIVQNKALNTLKVLLWHDYKVNENKPNYSKYTHKFTFKELTSKLSKETLEHYNIKDYPEDYSKVNEIDINKKNEFGKSVLSEAFGSENLEFLQLILEHPISAILDQKSENATEGDIETDREDYVIHEFQFINKSISDHEKPENLSSDENRHENDLSTESEHNVNNNDLESNKGSLKVKIKEMCIKDDDILNAENSELDASGLIIWESSVIASFWLSMLAGSNNYSGLNVLELGSGCGLVGIAFKVACQYYNQPIKLTLTDYSDKTVDNLKYNVELNGLKDDVCVSQLNWKLYDKMPDNELYDLIIASDLIYDVKLVEYLANVINRVLTPSGTFLYTYKTSRNGSTDFLNRLSEFGFQIEIQQVPKICQQNPFVNKNKEYCLSFFPDLVSDDYMLLIATRTPHV; from the exons atgataaaatctGACGAGGAGAATCGACCTCCTGATCAAGTTGAAGATGATATTGATTGGGATGATGAGTTTATGTATTTATTGAGGGTAAATGACCTAGAATCGGCTAAAGAGGTTCTGGAAAGGAGACTTGTAAGggatttaaattatacaaatgaAGATGGAAACACTGCTCTTCATTATGTTTGCGCTAATAACTTAGAAGAGGCAGCAATTTTTCTTTTAAGGGAATGTAAAGTGAACTACACAGTTTACAACAAGTGTGGGAATTCGCCCCTTCATTGGATTGTTCAAAACAAGGCCCTTAATACATTAAAAGTTCTCTTATGGCATGATTACAAGGTCAATGAAAATAAACCTAACTACTCTAAGTACACACATAAATTCACCTTTAAAG AATTAACGTCCAAATTAAGCAAGGAAACTCTGGAACACTATAACATTAAAGATTATCCTGAAGATTACAGTAAGGTTAACGAAATTGATATCAATAAAAAGAACGAGTTTGGGAAGAGCGTTTTGTCAGAAGCTTTCGGATCTGAAAATCTGGAATTTCTCCAATTGATACTGGAACACCCAATTTCTGCTATTTTGGATCAAAAATCTGAAAATGCCACTGAAGGAGATATTGAAACTGACAGGGAAGATTATGTAATTCACGAATTCCagtttattaataaaagtaTCTCTGACCATGAGAAACCTGAAAACCTTAGTAGTGATGAAAATAGGCATGAAAATGATCTCTCTACAGAATCAGAACacaatgttaataataatgatctTGAATCTAATAAAGGAAgtttaaaagttaaaattaaggaaatgtgtataaagGATGATGATATACTGAACGCTGAAAATAGCGAACTGGATGCTTCCGGATTGATAATTTGGGAATCGAGTGTAATAGCTTCATTTTGGCTCAGTATGCTTGCTGGGTCGAACAATTATTCAGGGCTTAATGTTCTAGAACTTGGTAGTGGATGTGGTCTAGTAGGGATTGCTTTCAAAGTAGCCTGCCAGTACTATAATCAGCCTATAAAGTTAACTTTAACTGATTATAGCGATAAAACAGTAGACAACCTTAAGTATAATGTCGAATTAAATGGATTGAAAGATGATGTGTGTGTATCGCAGTTAAATTGGAAGCTATATGATAAGATGCCTGATAAT gAATTGTATGATTTGATAATCGCAAGTGATTTGATTTACGATGTTAAGTTGGTTGAGTACTTGGCAAACGTAATCAACAGAGTATTAACCCCAAGTGGGACTTTTTTGTACACTTACAAGACATCTAGAAATGGGTCAACTGATTTTCTAAACAG ATTAAGCGAGTTTGGGTTTCAAATCGAGATACAACAGGTGCCCAAAATATGCCAACAAAACCCATTTGTAAACAAGAAtaag GAATACTGTTTATCGTTTTTTCCGGACCTAGTCTCTGATGATTATATGTTATTAATAGCTACCAGAACACCCCATGTGTAA
- the DPM1 gene encoding Glycosyl transferase family 2 family protein, which produces MEKEPKKLEDLSILVSTYNEKDNISFLVYLIHYYLKPLNINYEIVVVDDNSPDGTASVVEKLQELFTNDFLAKYDFPHIPMFNKHGTDGSEKEFEKLNTALVSMDSLLSPDNPKNSSRSSKSSDAKEKRKPRDRKSPKKDEVMAKVVDRSIKLVKREKKLGLGSSYVFGLSHCKYDFVLILDADLSHHPMYIPSMLRLQKEKDLDVVVCSRYRSEGGASGWPLQRIFISKSLNYVCKTLFNPEVTDLTGSFRLYRKDVLSKVITTIHSKGFLFQVEMILKCEKLLNAKVDEIPIVFIERIYGKSKLGFTEILKGLLGLLKLTWEF; this is translated from the exons atggAAAAAGAGCCTAAAAAGTTGGAAGATTTGTCAATTTTAGTATCGACTTACAATGAGAAGGATAACATCTCATTTTTGGTGTATTTGATACACTATTACCTAAAACCTCT GAACATAAACTATGAAATCGTTGTTGTTGACGACAACAGCCCTGACGGAACAGCCTCGGTGGTAGAGAAACTGCAggaattatttacaaatgaTTTTCTGGCAAAATATGACTTCCCTCACATCCCTATGTTCAACAAACATGGCACTGATGGATCCGAAAAGGAATTTGAGAAGTTAAACACTGCATTAGTCTCCATGGATAGCTTATTAAGCCCCGATAATCCCAAAAATTCATCCAGAAGTTCCAAGTCTTCAGATGCCAAGGAAAAAAGGAAACCACGAGATAGAAAATCTCCTAAGAAGGATGAAGTTATGGCAAAAGTTGTTGATAGAAGTATAAAACTGGTTAAGAGAGAAAAGAAATTAGGTTTGGGTAGTTCCTACGTGTTTGGACTAAGCCACTGTAAGTACgattttgttttaattttggaCGCCGATCTATCTCACCACCCAATGTATATCCCCTCTATGCTCCGTCTACAGAAGGAAAAGGATTTAGATGTTGTGGTCTGTTCACGTTATAGAAGTGAGGGAGGAGCCAGTGGCTGGCCATTGCAAcgaatttttatttcaaaatcattaaaCTATGTCTgtaaaacattatttaatccCGAAGTTACAGACTTAACTG gCAGTTTTAGGCTATACAGGAAGGACGTACTGAGTAAAGTGATAACCACAATACACAGTAAAG gGTTTTTATTTCAAGTTGAGATGATCCTAAAGTGTGAAAAGCTTTTGAACGCCAAGGTTGACGAAATACCGATTGTTTTTATAGAGCGAATATACGGGAAATCTAAACTTG GATTCACTGAAATTCTCAAAGGTTTGCTAGGATTACTTAAATTAACTTGggaattttaa
- a CDS encoding GAF domain protein, producing the protein MNNNHSNNTIPTNSINERLERDTSIVTEYSLINESLLSKNIDLSLLSKDHLLLLLNFINTISKETLPVKCILLTLKTILKSVKCELVEICHVEDSNLIINYMMKEGMLHKKEMNYTPAGAFNIALNTGLMLKIDNCSNDPRFQPEYDQHTDVQANNIILIPLNDIYQNIWGILSITNIVTESNPELAELGEVITAENGLDDHPQNGCKILDFSYNGSVSVNSDLESGPPEIIMDENLVYIYELCYISGIFINNIIKKLELEISRDKTNSLLTLMHSLFSDQLGIQSCIIALTTHAKKLIQAENCTVYLVDKIHNQVYSISSNTSEQIVKSLNDTNILSLCVNTTNIIIYDNSSYSCNNASNNMYANNKNNIIIINNGDGVKIYNCGQQMDSASLKNLYSDLGKSVYSEQLLDPDSFQVLIEDYTSIRNGIWIPIKNDNNKVLAIIEVINKQAQELLHFTDEDLNLLELFAVIVAPQFEKSEFSILSSVNKSTEAGLAFENLDSKYLNNVKNFIEQSIIEEDDNNLID; encoded by the coding sequence atgaataacAACCACAGCAATAATACTATTCCcactaatagtattaacGAAAGACTCGAACGCGACACCAGCATCGTCACTGAGTACAGTTTAATTAACGAGTCCCTGCTGAGTAAAAACATAGATCTGTCACTACTATCAAAGGATCATCTACTCTTATTGCTGAACTTCATTAACACAATCTCCAAGGAGACACTCCCTGTAAAATGTATACTACTAACGCTGAAAACGATACTCAAGAGTGTAAAATGTGAGCTGGTTGAAATATGCCACGTGGAAGACTCCAATCTCATCATAAATTACATGATGAAGGAGGGGATGCTACACAAAAAGGAGATGAATTACACTCCAGCTGGCGCTTTCAACATAGCTCTTAACACTGgattaatgttaaaaatcGATAATTGCTCTAACGATCCTAGATTCCAACCCGAATATGATCAGCACACCGACGTACAAGCCAATAATATCATTCTGATACCCCTCAACGACATATACCAGAATATTTGGGGCATACTATCAATAACTAATATAGTTACTGAAAGTAATCCAGAACTTGCTGAACTTGGCGAGGTGATCACTGCTGAAAATGGCTTGGACGATCATCCTCAAAACggttgtaaaatattagatTTTAGTTATAATGGTTCAGTTTCAGTTAACTCCGATTTGGAGTCGGGTCCTCCTGAGATAATAATGGACGAGAATTTAGTGTATATTTATGAGCTTTGTTACATTAGCGGCATATTCATCAATAACATAATAAAGAAGCTGGAGTTGGAGATAAGTCGTGACAAGACCAACAGTTTATTGACACTGATGCACTCACTGTTCTCAGATCAGCTTGGCATTCAGAGCTGCATTATTGCTCTAACTACTCACGCTAAGAAGCTGATCCAAGCTGAAAATTGCACTGTGTATCTTGTCGACAAGATCCACAACCAAGTTTATTCCATATCGTCAAACACTTCTGAGCAGATCGTAAAGTCACTGAATGACACTAACATCTTGTCGCTCTGTGTCAACACTACcaacataataatttacgACAACTCCTCATACTCCTGCAACAACGCTTCGAATAACATGTACGCTAATAACaaaaacaatataataataataaacaaCGGCGACGGCGTCAAAATCTACAACTGTGGCCAGCAGATGGATAGCGCGAGTCTCAAGAATCTGTATTCAGATCTCGGAAAAAGTGTGTACTCCGAGCAGCTTTTGGACCCGGATAGTTTCCAGGTCCTGATTGAGGACTACACGAGCATCCGCAACGGCATTTGGATCCCCATCAAGAACGACAACAACAAGGTGCTGGCCATCATTGAGGTCATCAATAAGCAGGCTCAGGAGCTATTGCACTTCACTGACGAGGACTTGAACCTTCTCGAGCTCTTTGCGGTTATTGTGGCTCCTCAGTTTGAGAAGTCTGAGTTTTCCATTCTCAGCTCCGTCAACAAGAGCACTGAGGCCGGTTTAGCCTTCGAGAACCTTGACAGTAAGTACTTGAACAATGTAAAGAATTTCATTGAGCAGTCGATCATTGAAGAGGAtgacaataatttaatagaTTAG
- the OTU2 gene encoding OTU-like cysteine protease family protein, with protein sequence MDFYKDEQVLSTSQKKKLKKKLKQYQEQLESEQRSNSEVDVGRQEYKLLQDKLQELGLKIHDIQPDGNCLFKSIEHQLKYYNENGYNLPKFDYMDLRRLAVDHLKKNQNEYENFLALSNTNENVKTNYLTYCENMLKDGEWGSELEIIVLTKLLNCNIKIHNSDNTIEYKATNNSGTTLNISYHKHQYVLGEHYNSIIPI encoded by the exons atggATTTTTATAAAGACGAACAAGTGTTAAGTACATCGCAGAAGAAGAAACTTAAAAAGAAGTTAAAGCAATACCAGGAACAGTTGGAATCAGAGCAACGATCAAATTCAG AAGTTGATGTTGGCAGGCAGGAATATAAACTTTTGCAGGATAAATTACAGGAGTTGGGTTTAAAAATTCACGATATACAACCAGATGGAAACTGTTTATTCAA GTCCATAGAACACCAGCTGAAATATTACAATGAGAATGGGTATAATTTACCAAAATTCGATTATATGGATCTGAGAAGATTAGCTGTGGATCACTTAAAAAAGAATCAAAATGAATACGAAAATTTCTTAGCTCTAAGCAACACCA atgaaaatgttaaaacGAACTACCTAACATATTGtgaaaatatgttaaagGACGGCGAATGGGGAAGTGAGCTggaaataattgttttaacTAAGCTATTAAActgtaatattaaaatacacaACTCCGACAACACAATAGAGTACAAAGCAACAAATAACTCTGGAACAACTCTAAACATTTCCTATCATAAACATCAATATGTACTGGGAGAACATTATAACTCTATAATaccaatttaa